ATATCATAAAAAACCTGGAGTTATGTCAAATGTAATGCATGATGTTTTGTCTCAACTTACTGTAGCATAGAACAGCGAAGGAACCAGAACCTCTTAGTTGCCAGTCATTGGTTAGCACTGTAAGGATTGTAAACGTTCCCTGACCTGGTTTTGATGAATAATTTCTGTAAGCAGATTTTCCTCTATCAGCCCATTCAATGTTATCATGCAGGAGGCCGATCCAGAAAGGAAACTCTCTGTCTTTTGTCTGATTCTTTACTCGCTCATTTTCCTGCTCATTTGTGATACTGACTAAATCTGTGTGATGCTGTCTACAGTACAGCTGAGCTGCAGTCCAGGTTTTGTTTATATGGATTAAACTATAGTTGTGTGATGCTCGGTCAACACCTGTATAAATGAATGAAGaaataaacaattcattttcatgatcATATTTAGATATGTATCAGACACAAACGGCACAGAGATGATTACCTTCATCATAGCACATGAAGTATTTGGTCTCAGTGTGTGGCAGTAGTTCCCATGATCCATTACTTCTCATAGCAGCTCCACATATTCCCGTACAGTTCTCAGTGAATGAAGTGAATATGACGTCATCACCATTTGACCATTTACTCCTGTAGTTTGTGTTATTTGTATAAGCACCAATTAAGGCAGATGGAGCATCTCTGCCTTTGACACGTTTAATAAGCTCTTCATTGTCTTTATCATCATAAACTGTGACAATGTTAGTGTAGGTTTTTTTGCAAGTTTCCAGAGCTTCACTGATATTCATTTGACTTAAAAGATGGAATTCTCTTAGCCGACCCGCAGCATTTGAAAGAGGAAAAGCTGaagaaaaatattacattattagTGACAAAATATTGACCAAAAATATCTGTTGTCTTATTTAATGCTTTGacatgaaatatttgattatacCGTATGAATACTGTAAATCTTCAACACTTATCACACAGATATCATTAGTTTAaagttctttcatttcttttcagTTTCAGCTCAACGTTAAAGTGATGAAGTCATGCAGCTGTGCTTCATACCACAGCAACTCTCAGTAtacaaaaaaagacataaaCAAAGCCAGCTTGTGTTGTATAAAACTGCAGAAAGAACCTGGAAATGACAGACATTAGCAGGGGAAAATGTTTAGACTTTAATGctataatgtttgtttttttattgtgcttgCACATTGGCTAAGACAATAAAGTAAAATCAAATCGGATGAAATTGCTCCACAAGAAGCATTAACCCTCAGCATGtgctgtaataaaaacatatgaaaGACGTTTTATTcacgtttacatttatgaaatgtaaattGAAAACTCACCACACAGAAGCATCAGCACTGATGGAAATGCCATAATAATGTCCAGACTCGTGTGGATGTTTGTGCCTCCAGAAGGATTTTCACTTGCGTTGTTTTGGGGTCTGATGTCTTTTCATGAAAAAGACTGAACAATCACcattagaaaaaaacatgtatttagaaacCACAAAAATGTAGATTAATGTGATATTCTATTGTGTTACTGTATATCATTACCACTGTTTTATTTTGGAAGGATTTTCACCTGAAGTCAAACTCATGAAAATCATTGTTTCAAATAAACCCGTCTGACCACATTATCACACACAAGACTATGTGATAATCAATAGAATGACATCAagtaataaacaacaacaaactgtattatttatctaatacatttaataaaacatgtttgaaCATGAAACAGAAACCCATCTTACCTGGTGAGCAGATTACTCTTCTGTTATTGAACACACGAAGGATTGCTGATTTATTCAAATGATGTCGTTCTTTTATGATGGGCAGGGACACCCAGGCAAATTCACATGAAACCTATTAAAAACTCTATTTCATTAAATGTAACCTCCATCTCATCTACTGGAAAAAGTTACCAAACAATTCATGTTAGTATTACTGtagatatatatttattatttaatttctcGTTGCCAGCCGGTGTGCAAATAACCTGAATTCCACTGATGTCTATGCAGTCAATCaggaaaaaatgtgttatttgattaaaaaaaacaagttcgAAAATATAGGATGAGATAGAAATGTAAAAGTAGTGCAGATTAACATTGTACAGTTTTACAATTGTATGGTTGACTGTCAACATGTATGTAAATGAATGCAGGTGGTACACGAGGATGACATTGTTCTATTCAGATTATTTAACGGAGATAAGAGATGCTCTGGCTGTAAACTGGTGCTTACAGTTCAAAGTCGTGTCTGTCTAAGGCCCTCTTACTAATCCAGAGAGCTACTCTCCTCCTGTAGATGTTGTTTGCATAAACATATCCTGCATCAGTCAAGTATTAATGTCATCCATCTGTATCTTCATTCAAATTGTGTCTTTACTCTTATCTCAATACGACCATTATGTTCTTTTACACATGTTTGATTGAAATATATGCATTCTGGatgaatgtttttattcattgtaTCACCAAAACATCTAATTGTAGTGATGTATTTTTTTTCCTGTGTATGTGTTTGCGCTTCACAGTTTAGACTGTAAACGTGTTTgctttttatccttttaactTTGAGAGGAGCGTTTTCTACTTTTACAAACTCCTGATAACTTCTAACATCAGATATCGGGAACCTTTTGACGCAAAATTTTGtgacttttatttaataaatttaagAAATAAGTTGACTTAATAAAGCAACACTTTCAGCTgtctttattactttacatctctgacatttttgttcatatttagcAAGGTTTGGAATACTGTAGGCTTCACTTGGCCAAGCCGGGTTTTACTCTTGCATgaacaaactaaaaacacatgttGTGTTTAATAAACACATTACACAATAAGGTTACCAATCACAGGTGTGTGAAAACTATGGTTTTCATGGTAACTAAACCATGGTTTATATTCATAGGGAATGATTCAAGGAAGTTTAAAAATGGACTATTTTAAAATGGTTCTGCATCTAGATGTCATCCTTCATGTGTCATAATCTCACCTTTTTTTAACTTCAAAATGCTGCTGTCAAAGTATTGCATCTGTTTAAAATGGCTGTCGATTTTAATGcatttgaaatgaatgtatctAAATGGTTTATTGTGAATTCATTGTTTcctggatgtgacattttttgattgttatcagttCTTACTTTCATAGAGTATGTGATGTCTGGGTTCTTCAAATCCATGTGCACAGTTTGCATATACGGAAAAGGTGCATGtgatgaaagaaaaacatcattttataGGTACGCTTCATCATATTTAATTACACTTCCTTAAAGAATATTATATGCATTGACTTGAATTGTCCCACCCCTTGATGAATATGATTGGTTGACTGCAGGTGAGCATTTTATGTGCtttgagaaaaaattataattaatttaaatgaaaaatacacaGTTGATTAAAAAAGTTCCTTATCAAAATCTAGCTGAACTTTTATAtaccaatattttatttaacaaatttcTTTATTTGCACATATGGAAGtctttcatgttaaaataatttcaacaaatcataataaataaaggCACAAGGTATAAAacatagttttttattattatcttttttaagttttaacatttatgtttacatgtaaatgtaaatttaaaacatGGTTTTTATGTCATAACTTACCagtgaatgtatttttatggGTTTAATTGAAAACATTTGGAGAAATTAGGTGTTATACCGTATGATGCAAAAGTCAGATCCATCACTGGTGGATCATTGGTGAGTAAAATATCAACAAACCCGACCATTGGATTTACATGAACCTATTCTGGGTTGTTACTctaccatgggttgaaacaacccaacattttttacgGGACACAAAATGATGATAAATTTAAATGATCTGTTTgatgaatcatttttattgtatataccAAGTAAAGACAGTGAAAAGATACAGATGTTACTGAGATAAAGTGAAagtgtgaaagtgaaagtgaaagtgacctattagtcagatatggtgacccatatctgaaatgtgacctctgcatttaacccatccagagagtagtgaacacacgcacagcaagtggtgaacacacgtacacccggagcagtgggcagctatcactgcagcgcccggggagcaagtaggggtaaggtgccttgctcaagggcacctcagtcgttacccgccggccctgtgaatcgaaccggcaaccttctggtcacgagtccgactctctaaccattaggccacgactgcaaAAAGGACacttttcaaaatgaaaataagtaaaaaaatgaatatgtaaagaaaatgtaaattcataTAATCTATTAAAAATCATGAACGAAATGCAACACATATGTATATGTCTATATGTTTGATGTTAGAATTACACACAAACTTTTAGGTAACTCATCATGATCCTCTAGTTACCTCTCTTTCATTAcagaataaatgtatttatatatctatAGTGAATGTGTGACTGAAGCAGAATGacatttgataaataaatgagACGTATTATGCTGGGATGGAGTGCGAATGTTAGATCAACACAAGATAAACAGAAGAACAATTTAGCAGGTTTTGAGACAACTGAGTGATGTATTATTTCGCCTCACATACAACTCTAAACCTGTATCTGCAGTCTTTATCAGTCCACTTGAATGTGCCGTCCACCTTCTCCATGACGCCACAGTGATGAGAGATCTGATGTTCTGGCTGACGTCCTCCTTTCCAGTTAGTCCAGGGTCCCACGTGAAGTCCATTCACCCACATCCAGAAACCAAAAAGTCGACTCTGTCGAAGTCCGATCCACACCGGTTCAGAAATATTCTCTTTTCGTAATTCTCGCTCTGTTTCTATCTGATCGTCTTTGGACTCGATGCGCAGTAGACCAGAAGCATTGCAGTAATCCACAGCGCCTTCCCAGGACAGCTTAGCTTCACTCACGTGAATGAGACTTTCTGACAAAGACACATATGAATCTATGAGATGGATGTTTTAAAGCAGCATATCATAAAAAACCTGGAGTTATGTCAAATGTAATGCATGATGTTTTGTCTCAACTTACTGTAGCATAGAACAGCGAAGGAACCAGAACCTCTTAGTTGCCAGTCATTGGTTAGCACTGTAAGGATTGTAAACTTTCCCTGACCTGGTTTTGATGAATAATTTCTGTAAGCAGATTTTCCTCTATCAGCCCATTCAATGTTATCATGCAGGAGGCCGATCCAGAAAGGAAACTCTCTGTCTTTTGTCTGATTCTTTACTCGCTCATTTTCCTGCTCATTTGTGATACTGACTAAATCTGTGTGATGCCGTCTACAGTACAGCTGAGCTGCAGTCCAGGTTTTGTTTAGATGGATTAAACTATAGTCGTGTGATGCTCGGTCAACACCTGTATAAATGAATGAAGaaataaacaattcattttcatgatcATATTTAGATATGTATCAGACACAAACGGCACAGAGATGATTACCTTCATCATAGCACATGAAGTATTTGGTCTCAGTGTGTGGCAGGAGTTCCCATGATCCATTACTTCTCATAGCAGCTCCACATATTCCCGTACAGTTCTCAGTGAATGAAGTGAATATGACGTCATCACCATTTGACCATTTACTCCTGTAGTTTGTGTTATTTGTATTAGCACCAATTAAGGCAGATGGAGCATCTCTGCCTTTGACATGTTTAATAAGCTCTTCATTGTCTTCATTTTCATAAACTGTGACAATGTtagtgtattttgttttgcaagTTTCCAGAGCTTCAttgatattcattttatttaaaagatggAATTCTCTTAGCCGACCCGCAGCATTTGAAAGAGGAAAAgctgaaaaaaatattacatttacatttcacatttttgacACAATGTTGACAttattttgacaagaaaaatctgttgtctttctttttaaagtatggattgacaaaatatttgattagatgtactgtaaatgaataCTGTAAACAAACCTTCAAGAATATCACACAGACATCATTCAGATAAATACAGTTTGAAGTTCCTCAATTTCTTTTCAGTTTCAGAGCAAAGCTAAATGAATGAAGTAATGCAGCCGTGCTTCATACCACAGCAAATTCTATGATGCATTACACAGAAAACCTCAACAAAGCCAATATAGCTTGTGTTGTATAGCACGTCAAAAtgggattattatttttttgaatTCATGTTTGTATTTTCATTGAACCTTTACATTTGCTAGCACAACAAGGTCAAATTAAAATGGTTGAAACGGCATCAGCCTGCTGCACTTATCAAAGactgaatgtgttttatttacaatgAGATTGAAGCAGAAGTTTAAACTCACCGCACAGAAGCATCAGCATTGATAGAAATGCCAtaataatgtgtttaaaacaagacTTATGTGGATGCTTTTGGGTCCAGTGGGGTTTTTACTTGTCTTTTTTGGATCTGATGTTGATTCATGGAAGAGATTGAACAATCAGGATTACAGAAAAGTGTATTTAGAAACCACAAAAAAAGACACTTGACACAGGTTTCACCTGAAGTCAAACTCATTTACTTCAAATTATGGCAAATAAACCCAGAGTCTGACTACAATATCACTCACAAGACTATATGATAatcaaaggaatgacatcaacgaggcaaataaacaataacaagcAGTATCATTTTCCTAACATGTTCAATAAAAAAGGTTAATCATTAAACAGAAACCCATTTTACCTGGCGAGCAGATCACTCTTCTGTTGTTGAACACATGAAGGACTCTGCTGATTTATTCAAATGATGTCGTTCTTTTATGATGGGCAGGGACACAGGCAAATTCACATGAAACCTATTAAAAACTTTCACTAGGTGTGCCTTCCGTCTTATCTATTGGAAAATCACTAAACAGTTGATGTTAGTTTTCATGTGACATGTTGCTGCCAACTGCTGTGCAAATTGTGTTGAATTACTTTTAAACAGCAAATTAAACGGAATTACACTCATGTTAGTGCAATGAATAATGATTTgccatttttgtgtgtgtctggatctagtttattgtaattataatgTCATTAAAAAAAGCTTGAAGTATAGCAGTTATTACAGTTTCCTAAATGCATGTATAGTACAGGTTAATAACTGTTTGTAATGTCTACATGTATGTGGTACATGAGGATGACTTTGTTCTATTCAAATGATTTAATGGCGATAAGAGATGCTCTGACTGTAAACTGGTGTACAGTTCAAAGTCGTGTCTGTCTAAGCCCCTCCCTTACAGATCCAGAAAATAACTCTCCTCctgtttttattctttcttGCTATGTTTGTATACATTGATGTCTTTTGGACTCTCATCTCTATCATCatgttgtgaaataaaatgttacatatAAATAAACCTTAAATTAACTTAAAAGTCCTCCCTTTATCTCTAAACAACCTTCAAactttggaaatattttgtctCCATTTATTACATCTCGGACAGATTCAAGATTTTGATCtcacaaattcaacaaatgattCTTTTGATATTTATGCTTCAAAAAGGATATTTCAGGTGGTACCTGCATGTGACGTTAATGCGtctgaaaggttctttgtgaaCTCAATGTTTGGATGTaacatttgtttgttgtttgactGTTATCTGTTCTTTCGTGAAAGACATTGCGTCTGTGGTCATCAAATCCAACATAGTTTGCATGCATGAGACGATAACTGGTGTCATTTACAGTTGGACCCCAACGTGTTTTTAAAGGCCAGACGTTACAAGAGTCCAGTACATGTTTTTGCCCCAGGTTAGGAATGTTCTTAGGCACAATACAAAGTGGGAAAAGCTACACCTTTGTGTATTAATACAGAGAGTCCATTGTATTCTCTGCTGGGAAAACACAAACAGGTTGCTTCCTTGTTTTGATATGCAAAGAGCCAAAGGCCTCCACAGTTTCAGCAAAATGAATGTTCCAGCGAAAGCTCGGGGTAACAGCACTGCTGAACATCATATTAGAAGTGAAGCCAGCAGATATTTCTTATAAAAGATTTATCATCGCTGAGGAGCGGCACAagaatttgtaaataaaaaagatgacaGTGTGGTTCGggagcattttttaaaaatacaatgtGTAGTGTAGCCTCAAGACTTATTGTTAAATTGTGTATAAATagataattgtttttatatatggGAAAGAGAAGTAAAGATAAATGGATAATTAAACACTAAGCattaagaatattaataaaggCTTTGTGTGAACCCACAACATAAAGGACACAAGCAGATCTGAAAAGAACCATGCTAAAGAACTAAgaccttttacattttaattggactaaaacatttaaattagcaTCATTATCATATTTCTTTGGGTGTACAAacaattctgtgtttttattattattttgcaaaaCATACAGAGAAAACTGTTATGTACAGGGCACGTACAATGCAGTTTGTTTCATGCATAAAAAATAcgttgaaaatgtatttttctccAGTTTAACTTTAAATTAACATGTAACGTGCAGGCTATTCAAGTGAATGATGTATGCTTTATAATGCTATGAATTATGGTCAAGCGCGTACTGTTATCTAAATAGACTACGTTAATGTAGTGTGAATTATTTGCGTTCCGCCACCAGACGCTGGCTTGAAAGAAAGTTTGTGGACGACGATTTGGGATTTCTAACTCTAGATTTCAAGTTGTGTGCATGTGAAATTTTAAACTACCTGTACAAATACCTCGAGCAGATTTGTCACATCAGTAAATAAAAAGCCTACCCATGTGCCCCCACAAATGATGTGGTACTAGATTCTACTGCATCAGTTCAGTTGGCCAGGTATGTGTCCAACATTGAATAATAAAAAGTTAATTCAGGTTAATGAAACGTAGCATTTTTATTTTCGTCAAGGAATTCTACTAATGTCAAAAGGTGACGAAGCATCCAAGGATAAAGAAGAACAGGGTGAACCTGGGAAAGAGCGATTGCTTGTGCACAGTGAAGTCTAAGGAATCAAGGAATCATGATCAAGGTTTAGAAGACGTGGGATCAGATGCTCATACTACCCACTGATGTGTCCATCTGCGCCGATCAGCTGTGGcaagaaagagaagaaaaaggTTGGCTATTCAGCAATATAACGTTtgaattaaaatattgaattttAACTTTCAAAAATGTCACAACGTCTGATAGGCTATCATTGTCCCTGGTGTCTTTAGCAGCCCGGTCAATTTACAATAATCCAAGTGCTAAAATAAAATGGCCGCTGTCTGAATCTGACCCATTCtctgtctctcacacacattcTGGGATGTCTGAAACACTCTTTGGTTTATGCTTATATACATAATACCGCCAACCACATTGACGTCATATTTATCACAatagtttgttttgtgttatcaGATCTGGCATTAGAAGTCTTAAGATGCTGATGTGTGGCTATTCTGTTTTACTGTTTGCTGTCATTTGTGACTCTTACTGTTTGACAGTAATGGAAGAAAAAGGGTAAAAAAATGCATGTGAAACCCCCTGGTGTGCTCATTTGTCACACAGCGCCCCCCGCTGGTATGTAATGTCATTAACAGTTTTCCAGCATTCTTTTTAAATGCCCAAAGGGAGAAGATTTCTCAATCAGTGCTTTCAGCCAAGGCTGACCTTATTCCTGCTCACACAGCCTCGTCGCTCATTAGTGCTACTTGGCTGTTGGTATAATGAATATGAAGTGCCCTGGTGTCCTGTCAGGTGCTGAAGCAACACAGCAGGTTGGAAAACTTTTTTACACCAACACCATTGGTTGCAAGAAACACCTTAAGTTATGAAATCCCTTACAATATTCCCAATACTCTTataatttaaactggttttttAGCGTAATGAGTTTCTTGCTACTGTGGTTGCTTATTAAATTGTGAGTATGTAGACACAAAGCAACTGTGCTGTACAACAGAGAGAGTCTAGAGTACCAGAAAGCTGTTATCTTTTTTTCTCGGAGATATGGCACCCACAAATATTCTGCATTAGTCATTTATCCAAAATTGAACCCTGTCGCTATTGAATTTGCAATTAAAACGCTAAACCGTGCCTGCTCCGTCGTTGCCCACGAGCTGTCTCATCTCAGTTTTCATGCCTTTAAATGTCAGTGCAAAAGAAGTcctttaaaaatggaaaatgtcCATTACCAGTGACATTTCAGCACGCGTGTGCCGCACATTCAGAGCAGATGAGTCTTTCCGACTGTATTCAATTGCTGGTGGAGCGAGCTGTGCTTGTTATTATAGCTAGTTCTGCCatgaacattttaaagtttGATGGTTGTACATTAGCAAGGCACAAAAATAGAGCTTGTGGTTATTCGTGAGGAGATGCTTGTCTGTTTGTCAGGACGAGGATCTTCTGTAACTCAcacactttttgcatttcatCTATCATATGTATTTTTATCCAAAACAATGTAGTGACGATGCACGAAAGGTCATGAAATCGTCATTCTTTTTATGTGCGAGGAGTTTTC
The nucleotide sequence above comes from Triplophysa rosa linkage group LG24, Trosa_1v2, whole genome shotgun sequence. Encoded proteins:
- the LOC130547805 gene encoding lymphocyte antigen 75-like is translated as MAFPSVLMLLCAFPLSNAAGRLREFHLLSQMNISEALETCKKTYTNIVTVYDDKDNEELIKRVKGRDAPSALIGAYTNNTNYRSKWSNGDDVIFTSFTENCTGICGAAMRSNGSWELLPHTETKYFMCYDEGVDRASHNYSLIHINKTWTAAQLYCRQHHTDLVSITNEQENERVKNQTKDREFPFWIGLLHDNIEWADRGKSAYRNYSSKPGQGTFTILTVLTNDWQLRGSGSFAVLCYKSLIHVSEAKLSWEGAVDYCNASGLLRIESKDDQIETERELRKENISEPVWIGLRQSRLFGFWMWVNGLHVGPWTNWKGGRQPEHQISHHCGVMEKVDGTFKWTDKDCRSTFRVLCEAK
- the LOC130547804 gene encoding macrophage mannose receptor 1-like, whose product is MAFLSMLMLLCAFPLSNAAGRLREFHLLNKMNINEALETCKTKYTNIVTVYENEDNEELIKHVKGRDAPSALIGANTNNTNYRSKWSNGDDVIFTSFTENCTGICGAAMRSNGSWELLPHTETKYFMCYDEGVDRASHDYSLIHLNKTWTAAQLYCRRHHTDLVSITNEQENERVKNQTKDREFPFWIGLLHDNIEWADRGKSAYRNYSSKPGQGKFTILTVLTNDWQLRGSGSFAVLCYKSLIHVSEAKLSWEGAVDYCNASGLLRIESKDDQIETERELRKENISEPVWIGLRQSRLFGFWMWVNGLHVGPWTNWKGGRQPEHQISHHCGVMEKVDGTFKWTDKDCRYRFRVVCEAK